One window of the Planctomycetota bacterium genome contains the following:
- the rpmF gene encoding 50S ribosomal protein L32, which yields MPVPKRRTSKARKGKRRSHHALVPVQTVVCKHCGHATLSHTVCGNCGWYRDRQVVEIEEEE from the coding sequence ATGCCGGTTCCGAAAAGACGGACCTCGAAGGCGCGGAAGGGGAAACGCCGGTCGCACCATGCCCTGGTGCCGGTGCAGACGGTCGTATGTAAGCACTGTGGCCACGCGACGTTATCGCACACGGTGTGCGGGAACTGCGGGTGGTATCGCGACCGCCAGGTCGTCGAGATCGAAGAG